A single region of the Nocardioides aquaticus genome encodes:
- the eat gene encoding ethanolamine permease produces MTDQRATTGAGSGTSSGAGSGTGSGPGDAEYFEERQLQRGAAGWVLLAGLGVAYVISGDFAGWNFGLAEGGWGGMLVATIVIGTLYFCMVLGLAELSSTISTAGGGYGFARRALGPWGGFLTGTAILIEYAIAPAAIANFISAYTESLFGISGPLVFALFYAVFIGLHIYGVGEALKLMFVITAIAVVALLVFVVAAALQFDPANLTDIPADPDAAGSSSFLPLGVLGIWAALPYAIWFFLAVEGVPLAAEETKDPAKAMPRGIIAAMLILAAFAAMILVVGPGAAGSQSLTESGNPLVDTLETAYDGSTAVSTFVNVIGLLGLVASFFSIIYAYSRQTFALSRAGYLPTVLSKTGSRKTPYLALIVPGVIGFVMAVFNQGDLLILVAVFGATISYVLMMTSHIVLRFKEPDLERPYRTPGGIVTTGIALVLSLVAVVACYVVEPRVILVTAGVFVLAIAYFGLYSRHHIRQGAPEEEFAAISDAEKGLK; encoded by the coding sequence ATGACCGATCAACGAGCGACGACGGGGGCCGGGAGCGGCACCAGCAGCGGGGCCGGCAGCGGGACCGGGTCGGGCCCGGGCGACGCGGAGTACTTCGAGGAGCGCCAGCTCCAGCGCGGCGCCGCCGGGTGGGTGCTGCTGGCAGGGCTGGGGGTCGCCTACGTCATCTCGGGCGACTTCGCCGGCTGGAACTTCGGCCTGGCCGAGGGCGGCTGGGGCGGCATGCTGGTCGCCACGATCGTCATCGGCACCCTCTACTTCTGCATGGTGCTCGGCCTGGCCGAGCTGTCCTCCACGATCTCCACCGCCGGCGGTGGGTACGGCTTCGCCCGTCGCGCGCTCGGGCCGTGGGGCGGGTTCCTCACCGGCACCGCGATCCTGATCGAGTACGCCATCGCGCCGGCCGCGATCGCGAACTTCATCAGCGCCTACACCGAGTCGCTGTTCGGGATCAGCGGCCCGCTGGTCTTCGCGCTGTTCTACGCCGTCTTCATCGGGCTGCACATCTACGGCGTCGGCGAGGCGCTGAAGCTGATGTTCGTGATCACCGCGATCGCGGTCGTGGCGCTGCTGGTGTTCGTCGTCGCCGCGGCGCTGCAGTTCGACCCGGCCAACCTCACCGACATCCCCGCCGACCCCGACGCCGCGGGGTCGTCGTCGTTCCTGCCGCTCGGGGTGCTCGGGATCTGGGCCGCGCTGCCGTACGCGATCTGGTTCTTCCTGGCCGTCGAGGGCGTCCCGCTGGCCGCCGAGGAGACCAAGGACCCCGCCAAGGCCATGCCGCGCGGGATCATCGCCGCGATGCTCATCCTGGCGGCCTTCGCCGCCATGATCCTGGTCGTCGGCCCCGGCGCCGCCGGTTCGCAGAGCCTCACCGAGTCCGGCAACCCGCTGGTCGACACGCTCGAGACGGCGTACGACGGGTCGACCGCGGTGAGCACGTTCGTCAACGTGATCGGCCTGCTCGGCCTGGTCGCCAGCTTCTTCTCGATCATCTACGCCTACTCGCGCCAGACGTTCGCCCTCTCACGGGCCGGCTACCTGCCGACGGTGCTGTCGAAGACCGGCAGCCGCAAGACGCCGTACCTCGCGCTGATCGTGCCCGGGGTGATCGGGTTCGTGATGGCCGTCTTCAACCAGGGCGACCTGCTGATCCTGGTCGCCGTCTTCGGCGCCACCATCTCCTACGTGCTGATGATGACCAGCCACATCGTGCTGCGCTTCAAGGAGCCCGACCTCGAGCGGCCCTACCGCACCCCCGGCGGGATCGTGACCACCGGCATCGCCCTCGTGCTCTCGCTCGTCGCCGTGGTCGCCTGCTACGTCGTCGAGCCGCGCGTGATCCTGGTGACGGCCGGCGTCTTCGTGCTGGCCATCGCCTACTTCGGGCTCTACTCCCGACACCACATCAGGCAGGGGGCTCCCGAGGAGGAGTTCGCCGCCATCAGCGACGCCGAGAAGGGCCTCAAGTGA
- a CDS encoding glutamine synthetase family protein encodes MTDHSPTSGTDTPVNDRMLTLDRLRHLITGGEIDTVVMAFTDMQGRLQGKRLHAAYFLDVALKAGTEGCNYLLAVDVEMNTVDGYAISSWERGYGDMEFVPDWQTLRLLPHLPGTAMVQCDLAWLDGEPVLESPRTILRRQLDRARDMGFSVHAGTELEFIAFEDTYEAAHDADYHRLRPVNQYNIDYSVLGTTRVEPLLRDIRNHMYAAGMDVEGAKGECNFGQHEIGFLYNTAMVTCDHHVVYKTAAKEIAAQHGRSLTFMAKYDQREGNSCHIHLSLRGTDGDLVFWDEKKNARTKLYDSFVAGLLSTMADFTLLYAPNVNSYKRFAGGSFAPTAIAWGTDNRTCAVRLVGHGASARLENRVPGGDVNPYLAVAAMLAGGLHGVEQELKGVSETQGNAYESGEELVPRTLHAARERWATSEVARSAFGDAVVDHYTTMADVELAAFDAAVTDWERRRGFERL; translated from the coding sequence GTGACCGACCACTCCCCCACCTCCGGGACCGACACCCCCGTCAACGACCGGATGCTCACCCTGGACCGGTTGCGGCACCTCATCACCGGCGGCGAGATCGACACCGTGGTGATGGCCTTCACCGACATGCAGGGCCGGCTGCAGGGCAAGCGTCTGCACGCGGCGTACTTCCTGGACGTGGCGCTAAAGGCCGGCACCGAGGGCTGCAACTACCTGCTGGCCGTCGACGTCGAGATGAACACCGTCGACGGCTACGCCATCTCCTCGTGGGAGCGCGGGTACGGCGACATGGAGTTCGTCCCGGACTGGCAGACCCTGCGGCTGCTGCCGCACCTGCCGGGCACCGCGATGGTGCAGTGCGACCTCGCCTGGCTCGACGGCGAGCCGGTGCTGGAGTCACCGCGGACGATCCTGCGCCGACAGCTGGACCGGGCCCGCGACATGGGGTTCAGCGTCCACGCCGGCACCGAGCTGGAGTTCATCGCCTTCGAGGACACCTACGAGGCCGCGCACGACGCCGACTACCACCGGCTGCGCCCGGTCAACCAGTACAACATCGACTACTCGGTGCTCGGCACGACCCGCGTCGAGCCGCTGCTGCGCGACATCCGCAACCACATGTACGCCGCGGGGATGGACGTCGAGGGCGCCAAGGGCGAGTGCAACTTCGGTCAGCACGAGATCGGCTTCCTCTACAACACCGCGATGGTCACCTGCGACCACCACGTCGTCTACAAGACCGCCGCCAAGGAGATCGCCGCCCAGCACGGCCGGTCGCTGACCTTCATGGCCAAGTACGACCAGCGCGAGGGCAACTCCTGCCACATCCACCTGTCGCTGCGGGGCACCGACGGCGACCTCGTCTTCTGGGACGAGAAGAAGAACGCCCGGACGAAGCTCTACGACTCGTTCGTGGCCGGGCTGCTGTCGACGATGGCCGACTTCACGCTCCTGTACGCGCCCAACGTCAACTCCTACAAGCGGTTCGCCGGCGGCTCCTTCGCCCCGACCGCGATCGCCTGGGGCACCGACAACCGCACCTGCGCGGTACGCCTGGTCGGCCACGGCGCCTCGGCCCGCCTGGAGAACCGGGTCCCCGGCGGCGACGTGAACCCGTACCTGGCCGTGGCGGCGATGCTTGCCGGCGGCCTGCACGGCGTCGAGCAGGAGCTCAAGGGCGTGTCCGAGACCCAGGGCAACGCCTACGAGAGCGGCGAGGAGCTCGTGCCGCGCACCCTGCACGCGGCCCGGGAGCGGTGGGCGACCTCGGAGGTGGCACGATCGGCGTTCGGTGACGCCGTCGTCGACCACTACACCACCATGGCCGACGTCGAGCTCGCCGCGTTCGACGCCGCCGTCACCGACTGGGAGCGCC